A single window of Mycosarcoma maydis chromosome 1, whole genome shotgun sequence DNA harbors:
- a CDS encoding uncharacterized protein (related to coenzyme a synthetase) encodes MSADFPLGFLYSLPNRPKTKSLGDHIAEHVTDNGRISTLIDCLPSTSNPALWSPDLSRPPLEHRHIKSFVSNFILPCSSTRSPLGPNDRVMMALPTGPENALALLSVAAYHTCAPVNASCTAGELRDDAVRLRARAVVTTRDAVERLELHTLRDQDNMEIIFVEPRSSGPAGLFDMHLLGEKAIASTAGRRPSAPHGLEHQSLVLHTSGTSGKKKVVPYSLRHLIVGTCCVVYSWDLRPESVNMNMMPLFHVGGIVRNLWSPVFSAGSAIMCAGFDANAWWPLAKQLGATWYYAAPTMHHAILASKPEGIDAAKETNIKMIANAAGGLLPSLAVQLKETFAGCAVLPSYGMTECMPIASPPTNYQLDRPGCSGVACGPDLSIRDPFDKERELPVGQTGAVSVRGLPTFSGYETSPDPFEPLDTSAFSSEGWFDSGDMGHMDADGYLYITGRSKEIINKGGEVVSPFEVEEAITQACSDRVKQCLAFSVEHNVLQETIGIVIVPVPNQPRVGLAELHNMLRSHLHPSKWPFAAVYMDDLPKNQAGKPLRIKLGTRLGIGPLSDDVPPLQRHFEAKAPGKEVPLSEPIPCNLVTVDVRAVERACYRIPGIIEAAVRQRRDGSPEAFIQVEEDADYDAADIDRALAQVLHGYVVPNPLHVFRQPLAKNHGQIDFDTMEAEVRRQNASSMTRTALIVRDIIARLLDTEAGSITAESDFFLLGGNSLLLGRLVHLIRKETGVSLEVATLFNNSTIAGIADLIDDEQGDVDEDEDDFYDGYDDKNTLGATYAAHRYEDDEDVAFQSHGYKPRSQTHPWVLLIQAIPFLFFYPFKAAWTWTVILHGLAFSAFYIRDIFWERVGALLASILIARLTSRIICPITAIAFKWVVIGRYRPGKYPMWCNYHLRWWIVNQSLKTAGKGLFAMTPGLQKTYYRLLGMQIGSDVKIDQFAKIGEHDLITIHDGARIDKCLLRGFCVERDGYFRLEPIIIGRDCVVNTFTQISPGARLADGTVWGPQSSSHEEPSSDAFAAYNRNNAPQPHWALMVLIGWPIIFLVRFACYVPWFASLFMLLSQPFAFDHHDSVKGVIAWFAYPRRIGWHYVARIVRNGMPPLINLALGICVKRILGLNKEGSMRNATQYALFRRWMNQQLLSQPRVRRALAILGTHYEMTSVIFRAMGARVGKRVYWPGSSIYCPDPELLEIGDDVVFGSRSEVFTSDSIGWARVRVGRGAMIADRVVLLPGTIIGKQCVMGSGALARRNGHYEEGSVWMGCKHGEAVSFGKAVAEKSEGYTSDGSEETITPFGRAFYKRQANFFVFPYLMLVVINVGMTIFSSAYWASAAVGTVLVLNVLRKHFEFSPIGYLFDDHWWRPGLIYAMIAILFVVILTIQALLAFMWTIGTKWAVIGRRREGRYDWDKSSYCQRWQLHLTLQKLLGRGFGGHIYGNISGTAFAVWYLRALGAKIGKDCAIWAGGKPSLQLTEPELVSMGDRVSIDDCSVVAHINSRGRFSLNKLRIGDGCAMRTGSRLLSGASMEPRSMLLEHTLVASGEIAEAGAVYAGWPARQLRVRKANRGAGVHGEASAMSSTANLHMPQQVPPPGYYGQ; translated from the coding sequence ATGAGCGCCGATTTCCCCCTTGGCTTCTTGTATAGCCTGCCAAATAGGCCAAAGACAAAATCGCTAGGTGATCACATCGCCGAACACGTCACAGACAATGGCAGAATCTCGACGCTGATCGACTGTCTGCCTTCCACTTCCAACCCAGCCCTCTGGTCGCCGGATCTCTCCCGCCCACCGTTAGAGCATCGTCACATCAAATCTTTCGTTTCCAACTTTATCCTACCATGTTCCTCCACTCGTTCTCCCCTCGGCCCCAACGACCGTGTCATGATGGCGCTCCCAACCGGCCCCGAAAACGCACTCGCGCTTCTCTCTGTCGCCGCCTATCACACATGTGCCCCCGTCAACGCCAGTTGCACGGCTGGCGAACTGCGTGACGACGCTGTCCGCCTACGCGCAAGAGCTGTCGTCACCACCAGAGACGCCGTAGAGCGACTCGAGTTGCACACGCTCCGCGACCAGGACAACATGGAAATCATCTTTGTAGAGCCTCGCTCCTCCGGTCCGGCTGGTCTCTTCGACATGCATTTGCTCGGCGAAAAGGCCATTGCATCCACCGCTGGCCGACGTCCCTCCGCTCCCCACGGTCTCGAACACCAAAGTCTCGTTCTTCACACTTCCGGTACCTCGGGAAAGAAAAAGGTCGTTCCATATTCGCTCCGCCatctcatcgtcggcaCGTGCTGTGTCGTCTATTCCTGGGATCTTCGTCCAGAGAGCGTCAACATGAACATGATGCCCCTCTTCCACGTTGGCGGTATCGTCCGCAACCTCTGGTCTCCCGTATTTTCGGCCGGTAGCGCCATCATGTGCGCTGGCTTCGATGCCAATGCCTGGTGGCCGCttgccaagcagctcggcgcCACCTGGTACTATGCTGCACCCACCATGCACCATGCTATCCTCGCTTCCAAACCCGAAGGCATCGACGCCGCCAAGGAGACCAACATCAAGATGATCGCCAACGCCGCAGGTGGTCTTTTGCCTTCGCTCGCAgtgcagctcaaggagaCTTTCGCcggctgtgctgtgctcCCTTCGTACGGAATGACCGAATGCATGCCCATCGCCTCGCCCCCCACCAACTACCAGCTCGACCGTCCAGGCTGTTCCGGTGTTGCTTGCGGTCCAGATCTTTCCATCCGAGATCCATTCGACAAGGAGCGCGAGCTGCCCGTCGGTCAAACCGGTGCCGTCTCTGTCCGAGGTCTGCCCACCTTCTCAGGCTACGAAACATCGCCCGACCCGTTCGAACCGCTCGACACCTCGGCATTTTCAAGCGAAGGCTGGTTCGACTCGGGTGATATGGGCCACATGGACGCCGACGGCTATCTTTACATTACCGGTCGATCCAAGGAGATCATCAACAAGGGTGGTGAAGTCGTTTCCCCCTTTGAAGTCGAAGAGGCCATCACGCAGGCCTGCTCCGATCGCGTCAAGCAATGCCTTGCCTTCTCCGTCGAACACAACGTACTACAAGAGACCATCGGTATCGTCATTGTGCCAGTTCCCAACCAGCCCCGCGTCGGTCTCGCTGAGCTGCACAACATGCTCCGATCTCACCTCCATCCCTCCAAATGGCCATTTGCTGCTGTCTATATGGACGATCTTCCCAAGAATCAAGCCGGGAAGCCGCTGCGTATCAAACTCGGCACACGCCTTGGCATCGGACCGCTCTCGGACGACGTTCCACCGCTGCAGCGTCACTTTGAGGCCAAAGCCCCTGGCAAAGAGGTTCCACTTTCCGAGCCCATCCCCTGCAACCTTGTAACAGTTGATGTGCGAGCCGTCGAGCGCGCCTGCTACCGCATCCCTGGCATCATCGAAGCTGCTGTCCGCCAGCGTCGCGATGGTTCTCCCGAGGCCTTTATTCAAGTGGAGGAGGATGCTGACTACGATGCCGCCGACATCGACCGAGCGCTGGCACAGGTGCTGCACGGATACGTGGTACCCAACCCTCTGCACGTCTTCCGACAACCTTTGGCCAAGAACCACGGCCAGATTGACTTTGACACCATGGAGGCCGAGGTCCGAAGACAGAACGCTTCCAGCATGACCCGCACTGCACTCATCGTCCGCGACATTATCGCACGTCTGCTCGATACCGAAGCTGGATCCATCACCGCCGAGTCCGACTTCTTCCTGCTCGGCGGCAACAGTCTCTTGCTCGGTCGTCTCGTCCATCTGATTCGTAAAGAAACAGGTGTCTCGCTCGAAGTGGCGACTCTCTTCAACAACTCGACCATTGCGGGCATCGCTGATCTGattgatgacgagcagggCGACGtagacgaagacgaagacgacttTTACGACGGCTATGACGACAAAAACACGCTTGGAGCAACGTACGCCGCGCATCGCtacgaggacgacgaggatgtcGCCTTCCAGAGCCACGGCTACAAGCCGCGCAGCCAGACACATCCCTGGGTTCTCCTTATCCAGGCCATTCCGTTCCTCTTTTTCTACCCCTTCAAGGCTGCTTGGACTTGGACCGTTATTCTACACGGACTCGCCTTTTCTGCATTTTACATCCGTGACATTTTCTGGGAGCGAGTCGGTGCCCTGCTAGCTTCCATCTTGATTGCTAGACTCACCAGTCGTATCATTTGTCCCATCACTGCCATTGCATTCAAGTGGGTCGTCATTGGCCGCTACCGACCTGGCAAGTATCCGATGTGGTGCAACTACCATCTCCGATGGTGGATTGTCAACCAGTCGCTCAAAACCGCCGGTAAAGGTCTGTTTGCAATGACGCCCGGCCTGCAGAAGACCTACTACCGCCTGCTCGGAATGCAGATCGGCTCGGACGTAAAGATTGACCAGTTTGCCAAGATTGGCGAGCACGACCTGATCACTATCCACGACGGTGCCCGCATTGACAAGTGTCTCCTTCGAGGGTTTTGCGTCGAGCGCGATGGCTACTTTAGACTCGAGcccatcatcatcggccGCGATTGCGTCGTCAACACGTTTACACAGATCTCGCCTGGTGCCAGGTTGGCTGATGGCACCGTGTGGGGCCCTCAGTCTTCATCTCACGAGGAACCCTCTTCCGACGCTTTCGCTGCTTACAACCGCAACAACGCGCCTCAGCCGCACTGGGCACTGATGGTGCTGATCGGTTGGCCCATCATCTTCCTTGTTCGTTTCGCCTGCTATGTGCCCTGGTTCGCATCTCTCTTCATGCTTCTCTCGCAACCGTTCGCGTTCGACCATCACGACAGTGTCAAGGGTGTCATCGCCTGGTTTGCCTATCCGCGTCGTATCGGCTGGCATTACGTCGCTCGCATTGTACGAAACGGTATGCCGCCGCTCATCAATCTTGCGCTCGGCATTTGCGTCAAACGCATTCTTGGCCTCAACAAGGAAGGTTCGATGCGCAACGCCACGCAGTATGCACTATTCCGTCGTTGGATGAACCAACAGCTCCTCTCGCAACCACGCGTACGTCGCGCTCTTGCCATCTTGGGGACCCACTACGAAATGACCTCGGTCATCTTCCGCGCTATGGGTGCACGTGTTGGTAAGCGGGTCTACTGGCCTGGATCTAGCATCTACTGTCCCGACCCCGAATTGCTTGAAATTGGCGACGATGTAGTGTTTGGATCGCGTTCGGAGGTCTTCACCTCGGACAGCATTGGCTGGGCGCGTGTGCGGGTCGGACGTGGCGCCATGATTGCGGATCGAGTTGTGCTGCTTCCTGGCACTATTATTGGCAAGCAGTGTGTCATGGGCTCCGGCGCGTTGGCTCGTCGAAACGGCCATTACGAAGAGGGCAGTGTCTGGATGGGCTGCAAGCACGGTGAAGCGGTCAGCTTCGGCAAAGCTGTCGCCGAGAAAAGCGAAGGTTACACaagcgatggcagcgaggAGACCATTACACCATTCGGACGCGCGTTCTACAAGCGACAGGCTAACTTCTTTGTGTTCCCCTACCTCATGCTGGTGGTTATCAACGTAGGCATGACCATCTTTTCCTCGGCTTACTGGGCATCGGCAGCTGTAGGCACAGTGCTGGTGCTCAACGTTCTGCGCAAGCACTTTGAGTTCTCTCCGATCGGATACCTGTTCGACGACCACTGGTGGCGACCCGGTCTGATCTACGCCATGATCGCCATCTTGTTTGTGGTGATCCTGACCATCcaggcgctgctggctttcATGTGGACGATTGGAACCAAGTGGGCCGTGATCGGTCGACGTCGCGAGGGCCGCTACGATTGGGACAAGTCATCGTACTGCCagcgttggcagcttcACCTCACATTGCAAAAGCTTCTGGGACGCGGATTCGGCGGTCACATTTACGGCAATATCTCTGGCACGGCATTTGCGGTTTGGTATCTACGCGCGCTGGGCGCCAAAATTGGCAAGGACTGTGCCATCTGGGCTGGTGGCAAGCCCTCGCTTCAGCTGACTGAGCCCGAGCTGGTTTCGATGGGCGATCGggtcagcatcgacgactGTTCGGTTGTAGCGCACATCAACTCGCGAGGACGATTCAGCCTGAACAAGCTGCGTATTGGCGATGGATGTGCTATGCGGACAGGCAGCCGTCTGCTTTCGGGAGCCAGCATGGAGCctcgatcgatgctgctcgaacACACGCTGGTGGCATCGGGCGAGATTGCCGAAGCCGGCGCCGTCTATGCTGGATGGCCTGCTCGTCAACTGCGCGTGCGAAAAGCGAATCGCGGCGCAGGCGTTCATGGTGAAGCCTCGGCGATGAGCAGTACGGCTAACCTGCACATGCCACAACAGGTGCCGCCTCCCGGCTACTATGGTCAATGA
- a CDS encoding putative alanine/arginine aminopeptidase — translation MTDATEASKWFRLPRNVVPTHYDITLKSDLEALQFSGTATIDLDVLEDTDSIVFNAAAKLHLSKSLVLSQALKTDNKSIVTLDIDSKHERATAKLPNSLPKGSKAQLVVAFASDIDNSMMGYYRSTWEHEGKKGYYALTQFEPTAARRAIPTWDEPNLKATYTFRMIHRKDTTALANMNVINSKDITQIEQEKLLRAAELGLDHASLAAGRTEGKTEGKTEGKTEGKTEGKTEVSSTASNDWTLTEFATTPKVSTYLVAWANGPFVSLESSYTSPLTGKVIPMKVYTTPEYIHQAQYALDVKVKVLPEYERVFDVAYPLPKLDTLVASDFDAGAMENWGLITGRTSVYLYDAEKSGLQGQKRTAGVQSHEVAHQWFGNIATLDWWDNLWLNEAFATLMGEVVILDRCFPEWESASEFINMHLDRALDLDGKRSSHPIEVPLQGENVEDAINQVFDAISYSKGASVLRMLSNMIGEDVFLKGVSIYLKKHLYANAVTKDLWDGISEASGQDIASIMANWILKQGFPVLTVTEEADGVRIKQNRFLSTGDPTPEEDETLWHVPLMLKTVGADGKVSVDRDAVLKSEREVTLPLANAKDATYKLNAETIGVYRVAYSPERLAKLGEEAAKPNSAFSLEDRVGLVADAFTLASAGYGKTSGGLSLLKALRNDPTYLVNQASSVNLGTLSSAWWEQDAKVQTAIKKLRADIFGHTAKKLGFEFGANDSPDLKQLRATAIAAAANGEDEWTLSEIKKRFDQYIATGDESQIHPDLLRTVFARAVEHGGEKEYDSVLAIYRKPQTPTHKIAAMLALGASSDEKLLERTVEFVYSSEVKEQDFMYFFASLSGNPKGRRIIWDATKSRWDTLSKRFAGNFSLSRLIEYSFSAFSSEKDAQDVEAFFKDKDTAKFSMGLSQGLDAVRAKARWIERDAKDVEQWLNANGYLA, via the coding sequence ATGACCGACGCTACCGAAGCTTCCAAGTGGTTCCGCTTGCCCCGCAACGTGGTCCCCACTCACTACGACATTACGCTCAAGTCGGATCTCGAGGCGCTTCAATTCAGCGGAACGGCTACCATCGATCTTGATGTCCTCGAGGACACCGACTCAATCGTCTTCAACGCCGCCGCCAAGCTCCACCTCAGCAAGTCGCTGGTGCTCAGCCAGGCGCTCAAGACTGACAACAAGAGCATTGTCActctcgacatcgacaGCAAGCATGAGCGAGCCACAGCAAAGCTGCCCAACTCGCTCCCCAAGGGCTCCAAGGCACAGCTCGTTGTGGCTTTCGCCAGCGACATCGACAACAGCATGATGGGCTATTACCGCTCCACTTGGGAGCACGAGGGAAAGAAGGGCTACTACGCCCTCACCCAGTTCGAGCCTACCGCTGCCCGACGTGCCATCCCCACCTGGGATGAGCCCAACCTCAAGGCCACCTACACCTTCCGCATGATCCACCGCAAAGACACCActgcgctcgccaacatGAACGTCATCAACTCCAAGGACATCActcagatcgagcaagaaaaGCTCCTTCGTGCAGCCGAACTTGGTCTCGACCACGCTTCGCTTGCTGCCGGAAGGACGGAGGGTAAAACGGAGGGCAAGACCGAAGGCAAGACTGAAGGCAAGACCGAAGGCAAAACTGAGGTCtcttccaccgcctccaACGACTGGACTCTTACCGAGTTTGCCACCACCCCCAAGGTCTCGACTTACTTAGTTGCATGGGCCAACGGTCCCTTTGTTAGCCTCGAGAGCAGCTACACCAGCCCTCTTACCGGCAAGGTTATTCCCATGAAGGTATACACTACGCCCGAGTACATCCACCAGGCCCAATATGCGCTCGACGTCAAGGTGAAGGTCTTGCCCGAGTACGAGCGCGTCTTCGACGTCGCTTATCCCTTgcccaagctcgacacgctcgTTGCCTCGGATTTCGATGCTGGCGCCATGGAAAACTGGGGTCTCATCACCGGGCGAACCTCGGTGTACCTCTACGATGCTGAAAAATCGGGCTTGCAGGGCCAGAAGCGAACCGCTGGGGTCCAGTCGCACGAAGTGGCCCACCAGTGGTTTGGCAACATCGCCACTCTGGACTGGTGGGACAACCTGTGGCTCAACGAGGCTTTCGCTACTTTGATGGGCGAGGTTGTCATTCTTGACCGATGTTTCCCCGAGTGGGAGTCTGCCTCCGAGTTCATCAACATGCACCTCGACCGCGccctcgacctcgacggCAAACGCTCCAGTCACCCCATCGAGGTGCCTCTCCAAGGTGAAAACGTCGAGGATGCCATCAACCAAGTGTTTGACGCCATTTCTTACTCCAAGGGCGCCAGTGTGCTCCGCATGCTCTCCAATATGATCGGCGAAGACGTCTTCCTCAAGGGTGTCTCGATCTATCTCAAGAAGCATCTCTACGCCAACGCCGTCACTAAGGATCTTTGGGACGGAATCAGCGAGGCTTCTGGCCAAGACATTGCTTCGATCATGGCCAACTGGATCTTGAAGCAGGGCTTCCCCGTCCTCACTGTCACTGAAGAAGCCGATGGCGTGCGTATCAAGCAGAACCGCTTCCTTTCCACTGGTGATCCCACTCCcgaagaggatgagacACTCTGGCACGTGCCTCTGATGCTCAAGACCGTCGGTGCCGATGGCAAGGTCTCGGTAGACCGTGACGCTGTGCTTAAGAGCGAGCGTGAGGTCACGCTCCCCCTTGCTAACGCCAAGGACGCCACTTACAAGCTCAACGCCGAGACCATTGGCGTCTACCGTGTCGCCTATTCGCCCGAGCGactcgccaagctcggcgaggAGGCTGCTAAGCCCAACTCGGCCTTCTCGCTCGAGGATCGCGTCGGTCTCGTTGCGGACGCGTTCACGCTCGCATCCGCGGGTTACGGCAAGACTTCGGGAGGTCTTTCGCTACTCAAGGCTCTGAGGAATGACCCTACCTACCTGGTCAACCAGGCGTCGAGTGTCAACCTCGGCACACTTAGCAGCGCCTGGTGGGAGCAGGACGCCAAGGTGCAGACCGCCATCAAAAAGTTGCGCGCCGATATCTTTGGGCAcacggccaagaagctcggGTTCGAGTTTGGTGCCAACGATTCACCCGACCTCAAGCAGCTGCgtgccaccgccatcgcTGCGGCTGCCAACGGCGAGGATGAGTGGACGCTCTCTGAGATTAAGAAGCGCTTTGACCAGTACATTGCGACTGGAGACGAGAGCCAGATCCACCCGGACTTGCTGCGAACCGTCTTTGCGCGTGCGGTCGAGCACGGCGGGGAGAAGGAGTACGATTCGGTGCTTGCCATCTACCGCAAGCCGCAGACACCTACGCATAAGATCGCAGCCATGCTCGCGCTTGGTGCGTCTTCTGACGAGAAATTGCTCGAGCGCACCGTCGAGTTTGTCTACAGCTCCGAGGTTAAGGAGCAGGACTTTATGTACTTCTTTGCCTCGCTCAGTGGAAACCCCAAGGGTCGACGAATCATCTGGGACGCTACCAAGTCGCGCTGGGACACTTTGTCCAAGCGTTTTGCCGGCAACTTTTCGCTTAGCAGACTCATCGAGTACTCGTTCAGCGCCTTCAGCTCTGAAAAGGATGCACAGGACGTCGAGGCGTTCttcaaggacaaggacacGGCGAAATTCAGCATGGGTCTTAGCCAGGGTCTCGATGCTGTCAGGGCCAAGGCTAGATGGATCGAGAGGGATGCCAAGGATGTTGAGCAGTGGTTGAACGCGAATGGCTACCTCGCTTAG